A portion of the Candidatus Brocadia sp. genome contains these proteins:
- a CDS encoding aspartate aminotransferase family protein, giving the protein MTTNHIGPDAILQKKLEYLIPCVYHFYKKPMQIVRGEMQYLFDHTGKQYLDFYGGVSVMNAGHCNPEVVEKICEQIRTLQHTTAIYLTQPMVDLAEKLAQITPGSLKRSFFCASGSEANDGAALLAQLYTKKNKFVATRQGLHGRTKLTMNLTGLPMWRTDPNPLGDIVHIPGAYCYRCAYGLMYPRCDLQCARYLEDVVKSGDFAAFIIEPIQGNGGIITPPPEYFTIIRKILDKYNVLLIADEVQTGFGRTGEMFAIEHWNVVPDIMTMAKALANGTPIGAFITNDKIASSYTRPGASTTGGNPVSATAALATIDVIERYQLVQRAKELGNYFKGKLIELQQRHKLMGEVRGKGLMLGVELVKENKIPATEEIDNILEDLKDRGILAGKTGVSRNVLTFQPPLVITHDDIDRVVEALDEIL; this is encoded by the coding sequence ATGACAACGAACCATATCGGACCTGATGCCATTCTTCAGAAGAAGCTGGAATATCTTATTCCATGCGTTTACCATTTTTATAAAAAGCCGATGCAGATCGTCAGGGGGGAGATGCAGTATCTGTTTGACCATACGGGCAAGCAGTATCTTGATTTTTATGGTGGAGTGTCTGTGATGAACGCAGGACACTGTAACCCCGAGGTTGTGGAAAAGATCTGTGAACAGATCAGAACGCTTCAGCATACCACCGCCATTTATCTCACCCAGCCCATGGTCGACCTTGCAGAAAAATTGGCGCAGATTACCCCTGGTTCATTGAAACGCTCTTTTTTTTGCGCCAGCGGGTCAGAGGCCAATGATGGGGCAGCACTTCTTGCCCAGTTATATACAAAAAAAAATAAATTTGTCGCCACCCGGCAGGGATTGCATGGCCGTACAAAGCTCACCATGAATCTTACAGGACTTCCGATGTGGAGAACCGATCCCAATCCTCTTGGTGATATTGTTCATATTCCAGGGGCATATTGCTACCGATGTGCTTATGGACTTATGTATCCGCGCTGTGATTTACAATGCGCAAGGTATCTTGAGGACGTTGTTAAAAGTGGCGATTTTGCAGCCTTTATTATTGAGCCTATTCAGGGCAACGGTGGCATTATTACACCCCCGCCGGAGTATTTTACGATAATTCGGAAAATTCTCGACAAGTACAATGTACTCTTAATAGCAGACGAAGTGCAGACAGGATTTGGCCGAACGGGAGAGATGTTTGCTATTGAACATTGGAATGTTGTGCCTGACATTATGACTATGGCCAAGGCCCTGGCCAATGGTACTCCCATCGGTGCCTTTATAACGAATGATAAAATTGCTTCATCTTACACACGTCCCGGCGCTTCCACGACTGGCGGCAATCCCGTATCAGCTACGGCTGCGTTGGCGACGATTGACGTTATTGAAAGATATCAACTCGTGCAAAGGGCAAAAGAACTTGGAAACTATTTTAAAGGCAAACTGATTGAACTGCAACAAAGGCACAAACTTATGGGGGAGGTGCGCGGAAAAGGACTAATGCTGGGTGTTGAACTGGTCAAAGAAAATAAGATTCCTGCAACCGAAGAAATAGACAATATCCTCGAAGATTTAAAAGATCGTGGCATTTTAGCAGGGAAGACGGGCGTATCACGGAACGTGCTTACTTTCCAGCCTCCTTTGGTGATCACGCATGATGATATAGACCGCGTGGTAGAAGCTTTGGACGAGATACTGTGA
- a CDS encoding metallophosphoesterase yields MLSYKKIILSLFFTRIIILLLLASFFCFEFYVLLVHHFEGKRDLNHLSGNFPQNREKLCQEEQRDEFSFAIVGDTKGTGTFEKIAKELRNEPLSFIVFLGDFVHKGTEGEHNYFQAEYISEFSFPFPSFFVVGNHDVDSKNFPISRFEEVYGPSIFSFEYQGCLFVVLRILNNPYPNKETLRFLEKLISEKASSHYRKTFVFMHIPPPISSDFDARSFEGSEELVSLIEKLNADYVIAGDYHGYARITRKDTVYLVTGGGGAHLEEKKFGCFHHALVLGVTKDSVSEKILVVNRDEDLQDRIERFALAGMYPWLMNNLFAASFLNIILLTISIALLKHICQRFKRIFV; encoded by the coding sequence ATGTTAAGCTATAAGAAAATAATTCTCTCATTATTTTTTACGAGGATAATAATCCTTCTTCTTTTGGCGTCTTTTTTTTGTTTCGAATTCTACGTTTTGCTCGTCCACCATTTTGAAGGCAAGAGAGATTTAAATCACTTATCCGGCAATTTTCCACAGAACAGAGAAAAATTGTGCCAGGAGGAACAGAGGGACGAATTCAGTTTTGCAATTGTGGGAGACACTAAAGGCACCGGGACATTTGAAAAGATTGCTAAAGAATTGCGCAATGAGCCATTGTCTTTCATCGTTTTTTTGGGTGATTTTGTTCATAAAGGCACCGAAGGTGAGCACAACTATTTTCAAGCTGAGTATATAAGCGAATTTTCTTTTCCTTTCCCATCGTTTTTTGTCGTAGGAAATCACGACGTTGACAGCAAAAATTTCCCAATATCGAGATTCGAAGAAGTCTACGGTCCCAGTATTTTCTCATTTGAATATCAGGGGTGTCTCTTTGTTGTTCTCCGCATCCTGAACAACCCTTACCCGAATAAGGAAACTCTTCGGTTTTTAGAAAAGTTAATTTCAGAAAAGGCTTCATCCCATTACAGGAAGACATTTGTTTTTATGCATATCCCGCCTCCAATATCATCAGACTTCGATGCCAGATCGTTTGAAGGTTCTGAAGAGCTTGTTTCTCTCATTGAAAAACTGAATGCGGACTACGTAATAGCAGGTGATTACCATGGATATGCAAGAATTACCAGGAAAGACACCGTATACTTAGTGACCGGAGGAGGGGGAGCGCATCTTGAAGAAAAGAAATTCGGCTGTTTCCATCATGCATTGGTCTTAGGAGTGACAAAAGACAGTGTTTCTGAAAAGATACTCGTTGTTAACAGAGACGAAGACCTCCAGGACAGGATTGAAAGATTTGCATTAGCAGGCATGTATCCCTGGTTAATGAACAATTTGTTTGCTGCCTCCTTTTTAAACATTATTTTACTGACAATCTCAATAGCATTGCTTAAACATATCTGTCAACGTTTTAAACGTATTTTTGTATAG